Proteins from a single region of Hydra vulgaris chromosome 12, alternate assembly HydraT2T_AEP:
- the LOC136088027 gene encoding uncharacterized protein LOC136088027, with protein sequence MLRKYESGAYNNKNNENNNTKNEVACQGPSNEIQEVESVESTMHNNELDSGLFIMIIFPRYHSTRRPCFMAITIKGKRTYEVFKQGVCFFFQNNDSNFEFSKRMFKNQYRYYSVKYFQKVMNNGEKCDRKWLMFSESTGCVFCYVCKLFSTDYDNVFVKSGYYNWKKAKQTIFGHENSKEHIQCMIKWIEFIKQNTHVDEYMVSQIKREFNYWSAIINRIVAVIRFLAGRGLAFRGHNEVIGSSNNGNYLGMLELLTQFDPVLKQHIDTFANKGKGNVNYLSKTICEELIDIMSQKVLTHIITEIKKAKYWGIIVE encoded by the exons ATGCTAAGAAAATATGAAAGTGGAGCTT ataataataaaaacaatgaaaacaataacaCAAAAAATGAGGTAGCCTGCCAAGGTCCTTCAAATGAAATTCAAGAAGTTGAAAGTGTTGAATCTACAATGCATAACAATGAGCTTGACTCAG gtttatttatcatGATTATTTTTCCTAGATACCATTCTACGCGAAGACCCTGCTTTATGGCCATTACAATTAAAGGAAAACGAACATATGAAGTATTTAAACAAGGggtatgctttttttttcaaaataatgacTCTAATTTCGAATTTTCGAAGCGGATGTTCAAAAACCAGTACAGATATTATTcggttaaatattttcaaaaagtgatgAATAATGGCGAAAAGTGTGACCGAAAATGGTTAATGTTTTCTGAATCCACTGGATGTGTATTTTGTTATGTTTGCAAGTTGTTTTCAACCGATTACGACAACGTATTTGTCAAAAGTGGCTATTACAATTGGAAAAAAGCTAAACAAACTATTTTCGGCCACGAAAACAGCAAGGAACATATTCAATGTATGATTAAGTGGATAGAattcataaaacaaaatactcaTGTCGATGAATATATGGTAAGCCAGATTAAAAGGGAATTTAATTATTGGTCTGCAATCATAAATAGAATAGTTGCGGTTATTCGTTTTTTAGCCGGAAGAGGTTTAGCATTTCGAGGCCATAATGAAGTTATAGGATCGTCAAATAACGGAAATTACTTAGGCATGTTAGAACTGTTGACTCAATTTGATCCAGTTTTAAAGCAACACATTGACACTTTTGCAAATAAAGGCAAAGGTAATGTAAATTATTTGTCTAAAACTATTTGTGAAGAGCTAATTGATATTATGTCTCAAAAGGTTTTAACGCACATTATTAccgaaataaaaaaagcaaaatactgGGGAATTATCGTAGAGTAG
- the LOC136088028 gene encoding uncharacterized protein LOC136088028, which produces MAEHECIKHAFPQINLLCIFHVLCCMSREITTSKMNIFEAQRLISLKALKKLTYATTEKEYETLRDEFRKVMPPSVVNYVEVNWHACRFEWVHCSQQQNVIFGECTNCLKPINRRIKAVVSLLSLLPIFFKDLLTVIACLQQERGHKHNRTGSY; this is translated from the coding sequence ATGGCAGAGCATGAATGCATCAAGCACGCATTtccacaaataaatttattgtgtaTATTTCATGTTTTGTGTTGTATGAGCCGAGAAATAACAACatcaaaaatgaatatatttgaAGCTCAAAGGCTGATTTCTTTAAAAGCTCTCAAAAAATTGACATATGCAACTACTGAGAAGGAATATGAAACGTTGCGTGATGAGTTTCGCAAAGTTATGCCACCATCTGTTGTTAATTATGTTGAAGTTAATTGGCATGCTTGTAGATTCGAGTGGGTGCATTGTTCGCAGCAACAAAACGTAATTTTTGGAGAATGTACTAATTGTCTTAAACCTATCAATCGTAGAATTAAAGCGGTTGTTTCTTTGTTGAGTCTTTTACCAATATTCTTCAAAGATTTGCTTACTGTTATAGCCTGCCTGCAACAAGAAAGAGGCCATAAACACAACAGAACGGGTTCCTATTAG
- the LOC136088608 gene encoding uncharacterized protein LOC136088608, with amino-acid sequence MEGVKLSTISVQEAIALIYNLDLSINKYQELRLELLPKLMLPTRNDVDTFKCTLLPKELSSDEKQTSSPVNNVIKDTVESLLDISEFCAENHSIHVEGKFGLDGSGNHNYRHQFSDPQDADLKGTNYICSFWCPLEIKDSKNQVIWTNPTPNSITFARPVILVKAKETRESVKEYF; translated from the exons ATGGAAGGAGTAAAACTTTCAACAATATCGGTACAGGAAGCAATTGCTTTAATTTACAACTTGGATCTATCCATAAATAAATATCAG GAACTGAGACTTGAGCTTCTCCCAAAACTAATGTTGCCAACAAGGAATGATGTAGATACCTTTAAATGTACTTTGCTACCAAAAGAATTAAGCAGTGACGAAAAGCAAACTTCATCCCCTGTGAACAATGTTATCAAAGACACTGTTGAGTCTCTACTAGATATATCCGAGTTTTGTGCTGAAAATCATTCTATACATGTAGAGGGTAAATTTGGACTTGATGGGTCTGGAAATCACAATTATCGTCATCAGTTTTCCGATCCTCAAGATGCAGACTTAAAGGgaacaaattatatttgttcCTTTTGGTGTCCTCTTgaaattaaagattcaaaaaaccAAGTAATCTGGACTAATCCAACCCCTAACTCTATAACTTTTGCCAGGCCTGTTATTCTAGTGAAAGCAAAAGAAACTAGGGAGAGTGTTAAGGAGTATTTTTAA